Part of the Vigna angularis cultivar LongXiaoDou No.4 chromosome 1, ASM1680809v1, whole genome shotgun sequence genome, CTagttaatagtaaaaataatttaggaCTTATTTTGTAACcaccattattatttttttattttattttaaaaatatatatatagaagcAGGAAATGTCCATCTTTTTCACCGATAatctaaatcttaaaaaaattatttatttttgcttataatTTTAAAGTCTAAGAAGTCAGGTTTGGATTATTTAAAATGCCTCTTCATTCAACATATTGatctatttaaataaacttaaattttttttggtagataaataaataaataaatataaatgatgactaataatagaattatttttattttgaatttttctataatatgTCAAAAAATGATTTGTTAACTTAATTTACCTTTGCAAAGGTTGTTCAATTTATTTAAACCATATTTattgtttaagaataaaataagaatatatagtAAAATGCAACATGAGACtgtctaaaaatataaaaagaaagagtaatGATTCTTTTACATTCTATAATTAGTGTTTACATATAATAttatccttatttattttttattttctttttttttttaaatacaaaacttaatacttttatgattattttatttatgaattttgtgtCAAATGAACGTAGAAGTGTGATGATATTATtaatcaaaagaaagaaaaaccttAGGCAAGATGGTTTCATACTGCACAGGCAAAGTATGATAAATCAAAAAGTCAAAGAGAAAGTATTGGACACAATGATGTGATTACGTTTGGATGCAACAGAGAcaagttcttttcttttcttctttttgtcagGTCAAAATGAGATACAGACAAAATACCACAAGGTATAGAACAATGTATTAACTCTAAAAAgtcaaaataattgaaaaaacaatGACTTTTGAAGGTGACAAAGTATGATTTCACATGTGAAAAGCCAAATGAAAACCATCTAAAAGTTCTCTCTGATGATGAATGAAAGCGATCTTTTTTCTAAGCAATGgacagaaaaaaaagaaaggacaACTTTGGATCTTACAATGTACACTGAACATGTCTTTGTTCTTCTTGTTTGAGCAATTACATTGACATCAACAATGGACACAGTGTAGTGAACTATATTTGAGTACAATTAGACATGACATTATAAATAACGATACTTCCCGGAGAAAAAGAGTTATGAACATGCCATTAAGCACAGCAAAAGTATCTTCTTCTACTTTCTGTAGGTCTGCTATGCAGCTTGATTCCACTTTGACGTGAAGGGTTAGCTTTTACCAATCTCTTAGCTGCAAAATGTTTGTATAATTTCTAGGTAAGCAATCTTAACACAAACGTTAATTGGTTAATAATTCATTGAAGATTGTGAACTAAATAATTGCTTCTTAATGTTGTTGGCATTGTTTaacagaaaaaaagaagaaacagatCATACAATATTCAACAAAATTTGACCCACGGAATAAGCAAATGCAAGTGCTCTTGGATCATTTCGTTGGAACAATGCTTCTAGGGTGAATGTAAATTCTTTTACCTATTTCATAGAAGAGTTCGTTCACATTTTGTGCTGTTTTTGCTGAAGTTTCAAGAAAAGACAAGCCACTTTCTCTGGCATATTCCTCACCCTCCTGCAACCATCAACACAATGTACGTTACATGAAACAAGAGTAAGAAATTCTTACGCTTTCTGTAGTGGGGAGGGTCAACAGAACCAAAATcaagagaatatatatatatatatatatatatatatatatatatatatatatatatatatatatatatatatatatatatatatatatatatatatatatatataattcactAGAAATACCTCATTGCTAACTTTTCTGTCACCCTCCAAATCAGCTTTGTTAGCCACCAAAAACATTGTCAAACTTGAATTTGCTGATGTGAATTGTCAAATAAgtattatgtaatgaaattgTGATGAACTTTTCACATAATGATAATTTTCAGAAGTAGAAAGaccattttttttacattttgacagTACCTACCTTGTCTTTGCACTTCTCGAACCCATTTTTTTGCTCGTACAAAAGAATCCTGAGCCCGAATATGCATTATTTATTAGTCAGATATGTTCATTGTAAATGTACTGAACTGATACATTATGCAGTAGATTATGtgaacaaaacatatatatatatatatagtctttTAAGGATAAATACATTAGACTAATCATGAAGCAGTGAAAgtaataaattgtatttatagtttagACTATAGAGCATTTCGAAACGATATTCATTTACCATGCTTGTAATGTCATACACAACAATGGCTGCAGCAGCACCTCGATAGTACATAGGAGCCAAACTATGGTATCGTTCTTGCCCTGCTGTGTcccatatatcaaattttacaGTGGCTTCGTTTAAAGACAAGACCTGAGTGAAAAATGCAGCTCCAATTGTTGATTCCTGCACACATATATATTAAGGATGACCCACCACGAATCTACATGATAATGTGAGGAGGCATAAGAGCACTAAAATAGTAATTGTAACCTGGTACTCGGAAAATTGACCTTTGACAAATCTAAGAACCAAACTTGTCTTTCCTGTTCCCATGTCTCCAAGAAGTACCTGGGAAATCACAGAAGGTGATGATAACAATTTTGGAATACTTTCTTCTGCTAATTATGCATGCCCTTTTGATCATTGGAAAATGAGGGGAGGAgggtaaattttgaaatttaaaccagaagagaaaattttgaaatttttgtttctggtgatttccttttctctctattttccCTTCATTCTCACTATCTTAACATGTGTAACAAGTTGTTTTTGAATGAAGATGAACACAAGAAAAAAAGGGGGACATACCTACCAGTTTTGCTTGTAAACTCTTGTTTCCTGTCTTCCTGGCCATAGCTTAGATGATCTATGTGGGGAAAAAAAAGGGAGAATAATTCTTCAGTTTTCAAGAGGCTTTTCAAAGAATGAAAAGAGAAAGCAAGAGAAGGCAAATGGAAGAGTTTGAAGGCCAAAAAACAATTATGGAACGTCATGATGACACTGTACAAGACTGGTAGTTATTTGGTTGGACTGGTAAGTCAGCTTATATGACACTatacaactttttctttcaaattatcCACCacttagaattttaaattttgctaAGTTCCATGGGTTTGCTTCTAAATTTGATCAAAGTTATATCTATTTAAAGCCTTTATGGTTTCAAATTTTCCCTGTTTGACAAACACTTTTTTCTCAATACTAATTAAGGGggtaataacaaaattaatggaCAAAGGATATTCGGAAGATATGAAAGTAATTCATCTCCAAATTAGTgtaatataacttatttttattatttattaatggtCTTTATCCTTCATTCATtcctcattttattttaaaaaaaaattatatgattcatttttgttaaattagtgTTAACATGTTTGAAAAAGGTGACTTTGTATAAGTGATTTTGAACTCCTCCAACTTTTCACTCTCTCCATTTTTACTCATTATATCTATTTCTATTCTCTCTTGAGACTGTGGAAGAGTGACAACTAAAAACAAAGAGAATGAATATAAAGGATTGAAGAATATTAGAGTTAATGTGATCACCTTTCGAACTGTGTCAACATcaacttaatataaaaagattacATTAActccttttaaataaaatacggATTAAAGTGaatacaaagaaaattaaaatggaaTTAAATAAACCCTTCAACAAAGAAAATTAGATATGAGGCTATTTTATGCCCATATAcaagaactaaattaaatttaggAGTGTTTTGGATAAGAAAACATTTCAAATGacaattaattatgaaaatgttagatATTTACTTAttcacatgaaaaaaaattagattatgtTTGGATTTGTGGTAGAAAGTGAAATGGGATAGATTATAATATACTATAGCAAAATGGATTGGATTAAAAACCGTGGGTAATTGATAGATGGCCCAATAAAGAGATTCAgaaggaaaaattaaatgatcaaGGATTTCATTAGAGATAgctaaaaaattacaatattacttagtttatattttaattttctaaagtGAGATGATACAGCTATATCATCTAATTTTCTATGTATTTTATAGGTTTTATAAGTATTTTCTATGATATcattcacaaatattttttgtcttttaactCTATAgttctttgtttttttcttagCTTTATTCTATCAGTAATTTGCAATATTATAAAACagatatttcatttcatttattgACAAAACAAGGTAGAgtagaataaattaattttcacttCCCCTTTTACTCTTACgttaaatgattttctttttcaagttcATCTGCTAACAAAACCAGCACGCACACCACGACAGAGACCATCCATCACGCACACGTGGAGAAGACGGTGGTCTAGGTGCCGTCGGTAGTATTCATCAATGCTCCACATTtcaaaagaatttaattttcgtttaaaatataaaattaaaacgtGGCTGACACTGCCACGTGTCGTcgtttatcattaaaaaattaaagaaatcagaatcaaaatttgaaacaataatcaactatgattttttattataattaataaaacaaaaacatatttaatctttaaaagaaaaaaaaaacattgtacTATGCACTCACATACTAATTTCAGTAGGCAATCACATGAAATACCTTCCAACTCAtttttcataacaaaaaattatctttacTTCCGACATAgatcatttaaataataaatttgatacttaaaatatttgttaattatcCGTAACTATAATATGATCATAGAAGATAATCATTAAAAACAGAaacagtaatttttttttctgactttTATAATTGACCTCTGTCGGAGTAATTTATAAAGTGTTGTACCTCTGTTTTCTTAGCAAGAACCTTTTCCAGAAATGGAGTCACTGTTCTTGTCAGATTTCTACGCTCTTATCCACAATTCGATCTGCTACTGCCCTCCCTTGTCTCCCTCTTCTATCCCCACCGCATCTCACTCAACAGATTTTCCTAATTATTCATTACGAATCACTAATTGagattttattaacttttaattttattatgtatatatttatatttaatgtattttaactattaaataaaatcaacattGGTATGCATACTTAAATTGttctcatttttcttaaacTAATCAATTCCATTTAAAACTCACACTTTCTTCTTTACCCTAAactatatatattcaataaaatttatttgatttaggTTACAAGAGATACAAAAGGCTTAAACTATATACAAAAACATTACACCATACTATCCTATAGTATATTTAGATTATTTCAACTTTTAagtttttatcttaaaattaaatgtaaataaaagtaaaacattatacatatttaaaataaaattaattataaacttatgaGTATAAATTTCACAAGtca contains:
- the LOC108347154 gene encoding ras-related protein RHN1 isoform X1, which translates into the protein MARKTGNKSLQAKLVLLGDMGTGKTSLVLRFVKGQFSEYQESTIGAAFFTQVLSLNEATVKFDIWDTAGQERYHSLAPMYYRGAAAAIVVYDITSMDSFVRAKKWVREVQRQANSSLTMFLVANKADLEGDRKVSNEEGEEYARESGLSFLETSAKTAQNVNELFYEIAKRLVKANPSRQSGIKLHSRPTESRRRYFCCA
- the LOC108347154 gene encoding ras-related protein RHN1 isoform X2, producing MGTGKTSLVLRFVKGQFSEYQESTIGAAFFTQVLSLNEATVKFDIWDTAGQERYHSLAPMYYRGAAAAIVVYDITSMDSFVRAKKWVREVQRQANSSLTMFLVANKADLEGDRKVSNEEGEEYARESGLSFLETSAKTAQNVNELFYEIAKRLVKANPSRQSGIKLHSRPTESRRRYFCCA